A stretch of Arthrobacter sunyaminii DNA encodes these proteins:
- a CDS encoding GNAT family N-acetyltransferase, with amino-acid sequence MQIRPARPEDVPVILELIHDLAIYEKEPHAVKNTVQALEQNLFGENPAIFAHVAVDSGAVQGFALWFLNYSTWEGVHGIYLEDLYVRPEARGKGYGKALLRTLAEIAVERGYARVEWCVLNWNEPSIRFYKSLGAVPQDEWTTFRLTGDALTTFGGAAA; translated from the coding sequence ATGCAGATTCGCCCCGCCCGCCCGGAAGATGTCCCGGTCATCCTTGAACTCATCCATGACCTGGCGATCTACGAAAAAGAGCCGCACGCCGTCAAGAACACCGTTCAGGCGCTGGAGCAGAACCTCTTCGGAGAGAACCCGGCCATCTTTGCCCACGTGGCAGTGGATTCCGGAGCTGTGCAGGGCTTTGCCCTGTGGTTCCTGAACTACTCCACCTGGGAGGGCGTGCACGGAATCTACCTGGAGGACCTGTATGTCCGGCCCGAGGCGCGGGGCAAGGGCTATGGCAAGGCTCTGCTGCGCACTCTGGCCGAAATCGCCGTCGAGCGGGGCTACGCGCGGGTGGAGTGGTGCGTGCTCAACTGGAACGAGCCGTCCATCCGCTTCTACAAGTCGCTCGGCGCGGTGCCGCAGGATGAGTGGACCACGTTCCGGCTCACCGGTGACGCCCTGACCACCTTTGGCGGTGCTGCCGCATGA
- a CDS encoding alpha/beta fold hydrolase has translation MSVPHTASAPYGVRGMRVTDHHFTVPLDHSAPDGETITVFAREYSDAELPQAEAELLPWLLYLQGGPGGKGSRLLSFSGWTKTASKHFRILMLDQRGTGLSTPANRQTLALRGDAAAQADYLTHFRADSIVADAELIRAALGSGPWTTYGQSYGGFCTLTYLSFAPHGLRESLITGGLAPLTGPADRVYQATFSRVAARNAEYFEKYPQDRGITTRIARHLENVPEYLPSGERLSVRRFQMTGSFLGGNTRMDGLHLLLQEAFVPTPDGDRLSDTFLESVHALVSRSSNPLYALMHESIYGQGEATGWAAERVLKDFPDFEPDAAEPLYTGEMVYPWYFDEDPALAPLKEPAELLAAKDNWPALYDTAQLARNTVPVAAAVYTDDIYVDRDLSLETAAAVRGLQVWESADFHHDGIADDGEGIFNRLLAMVRGESSQAG, from the coding sequence ATGAGCGTTCCCCACACGGCTTCGGCACCCTACGGGGTACGCGGCATGCGCGTCACAGATCATCATTTCACCGTTCCGCTGGATCATTCGGCGCCCGACGGCGAAACCATCACCGTTTTTGCCCGCGAATACTCCGACGCCGAACTGCCGCAGGCTGAGGCGGAGCTGCTGCCGTGGCTGCTGTACCTGCAGGGCGGTCCCGGAGGAAAGGGCTCCCGGCTCCTGTCCTTCAGCGGCTGGACCAAGACAGCGTCCAAGCACTTCCGCATCCTGATGCTGGACCAGCGCGGAACCGGCCTGTCCACTCCCGCCAACCGGCAGACCCTTGCCCTGCGCGGGGATGCAGCCGCCCAGGCGGATTATCTGACACATTTCCGGGCGGACTCGATCGTGGCCGACGCCGAACTGATCCGCGCAGCCCTCGGCTCGGGGCCCTGGACCACGTACGGGCAGAGCTATGGCGGCTTCTGCACGCTGACGTACCTGTCCTTTGCTCCGCACGGGCTGCGCGAGTCGCTGATCACCGGTGGCCTGGCTCCGTTGACCGGTCCTGCGGACCGTGTCTATCAGGCGACGTTTTCCCGTGTAGCGGCCCGCAACGCAGAGTATTTCGAGAAATATCCGCAGGACCGCGGCATCACTACCCGGATCGCCCGCCATCTGGAGAACGTCCCGGAGTACCTGCCCTCGGGTGAGCGGCTGAGCGTGCGGCGCTTCCAGATGACCGGCTCCTTCCTGGGCGGCAACACCCGGATGGACGGCCTGCACCTTCTGCTGCAGGAAGCCTTTGTGCCCACGCCTGACGGGGACCGGCTCTCGGATACGTTCCTGGAGTCCGTCCACGCTCTGGTCAGCCGATCCTCCAACCCTTTGTATGCGCTGATGCACGAATCCATCTACGGCCAGGGCGAAGCCACCGGCTGGGCCGCGGAGCGGGTATTGAAGGATTTCCCCGACTTCGAGCCGGACGCGGCAGAGCCCCTGTACACCGGCGAAATGGTCTACCCCTGGTACTTCGACGAAGATCCGGCCCTGGCGCCCTTAAAGGAGCCTGCTGAGCTGCTGGCAGCCAAAGACAACTGGCCCGCACTGTATGACACCGCCCAGCTGGCCCGGAACACCGTGCCCGTGGCCGCCGCCGTCTACACTGACGACATCTATGTGGACCGGGACCTGTCCCTTGAGACTGCCGCTGCCGTGCGGGGTCTGCAGGTCTGGGAAAGCGCCGACTTCCACCACGACGGCATTGCCGACGACGGCGAGGGCATCTTCAACCGGCTCCTGGCCATGGTGCGGGGCGAATCGTCTCAGGCCGGCTGA
- a CDS encoding TerC family protein has translation MPELPVVFEVGTFVVLGLVLLFDLLLVVKRPHEPSMKEAGLWVGFYVGLALLFAGAMFVFTGPEYGSQFVAGWVTEYSLSIDNLFVFIIIMARFSVPRKYQQEVLMFGIIIALILRGIFIIIGAAVIENFSWVFFIFGAFLLWTAYKQATDNGEDEDEGSDNKLISKLRNVLPMTEKFDQGKIRTVVDGKKVFTPMLIVFITIGVTDLMFAVDSIPAIFGLTQSAFIVFTANIFALMGLRQLYFLLGGLMDRLIYLKHGLSVILAFIGVKLILHALHVNELPFINGGEHVGWAPEIPTFVSLAVILGTIVIATVASLLSPKAKAVQAVATLENALKVYRNLGEDAPHEERVEAYDKVAESYRTATTVAKNRDDVDLPEITDEARAEFRASNPRLQGPRADGEATPADQTDK, from the coding sequence ATGCCCGAGTTACCCGTTGTCTTTGAGGTCGGCACCTTTGTTGTCCTCGGACTTGTCCTGCTCTTTGATCTCCTGCTGGTGGTCAAGCGCCCCCACGAGCCGTCCATGAAAGAAGCCGGCCTGTGGGTCGGGTTCTACGTTGGGCTCGCTTTGCTGTTCGCCGGGGCCATGTTCGTGTTCACCGGACCCGAGTACGGCAGTCAGTTTGTTGCGGGGTGGGTTACTGAATACAGCCTGAGCATCGACAACCTCTTCGTTTTCATCATCATCATGGCGCGCTTCTCGGTACCCCGTAAGTACCAGCAGGAAGTGCTGATGTTCGGCATCATTATTGCCCTGATCCTGCGCGGCATCTTCATCATCATTGGTGCGGCAGTCATTGAGAACTTCAGTTGGGTCTTCTTCATCTTTGGTGCCTTCCTGCTCTGGACCGCCTACAAGCAGGCCACCGACAACGGTGAGGACGAGGATGAAGGCAGCGACAATAAGCTGATCTCCAAGCTGCGCAATGTCCTGCCGATGACCGAGAAGTTCGATCAGGGCAAGATCCGCACCGTGGTGGACGGCAAAAAGGTCTTCACCCCCATGCTGATCGTGTTCATCACGATCGGTGTCACCGACCTGATGTTTGCCGTCGACTCCATTCCGGCCATCTTTGGCCTGACCCAGAGCGCCTTCATTGTGTTCACCGCCAACATCTTTGCGCTCATGGGCCTGCGCCAGCTGTACTTCCTGCTGGGCGGCCTGATGGACCGGCTGATCTACCTCAAGCACGGCCTGTCCGTCATCCTGGCGTTCATCGGCGTGAAGCTGATCCTGCATGCCCTGCACGTCAATGAGCTGCCGTTCATCAACGGCGGCGAGCACGTTGGCTGGGCGCCGGAAATCCCCACCTTCGTCTCACTGGCCGTCATCCTCGGCACGATCGTGATTGCCACCGTGGCCTCGCTGCTCAGCCCCAAGGCGAAGGCGGTCCAAGCCGTTGCCACGCTGGAGAACGCACTGAAGGTGTACCGGAATCTCGGCGAAGATGCCCCGCATGAAGAGCGTGTGGAAGCCTACGACAAGGTGGCCGAAAGCTACCGCACCGCCACCACCGTTGCCAAAAACCGCGACGACGTCGACCTGCCGGAGATCACGGATGAGGCCCGCGCTGAATTCCGCGCCAGCAACCCGCGCCTCCAGGGTCCCCGCGCCGACGGCGAAGCTACCCCGGCCGACCAGACCGACAAGTAG